The following are encoded together in the Ovis aries strain OAR_USU_Benz2616 breed Rambouillet chromosome 15, ARS-UI_Ramb_v3.0, whole genome shotgun sequence genome:
- the ANKRD49 gene encoding ankyrin repeat domain-containing protein 49 → MEKEKVNDEKPDPENSLDFSEHFNQLELLETHGHLIPTGTQSLWIGNSDDDEEQDEKTEEWYQLQEKKMEKDPSKLLLWAAEKNRLTTVQRLLSERATHVNTRDEDKYTPLHRAAYNGHLDVVRELIAHGADVHAVTVDGWTPLHSACKWNNARVASFLLQHDADINAQTKGLLTPLHLAAGNRDSKDTLELLLMNRYIKPGLKNSLEETAFDIARRTGIYHYLFEIVEGCTNCSPQS, encoded by the exons atggaaaaagagaaagtaaatgatGAAAAACCAGACCCAGAGAACTCCTTGGACTTTTCTGAACACTTCAACCAACTTGAACTGTTGGAAACACATGGACACCTTATTCCCACTGGTACCCAAAGTCTCTGGATAGGGAATTCTGATGACGATGAAGAGCaagatgaaaaaactgaagagTGGTATcaactgcaagaaaaaaaaatggaaaaagatccAAGCAAATTGCTTCTTTGGGCTGCTGAAAAAAAtcgg CTGACCACAGTGCAGAGACTGCTTTCAGAAAGGGCTACCCATGTGAACACTCGAGATGAAGACAAGTACACACCGCTCCACCGAGCAGCCTACAATGGGCACTTAGATGTGGTCCGGGAGCTGATTGCACACGGGGCGGATGTCCATGCAGTGACAGTGGATGGCTGGACACCCCTGCACAGTGCCTGTAAGTGGAATAATGCCAGAGTGGCTTCTTTCTTACTGCAGCATGATGCAGATATCAACGCCCAAACGAAAGGCCTCCTGACCCCCCTACACCTTGCCGCTGGGAACAGAGACAGCAAAGACACCCTGGAGCTCCTCCTGATGAACCGCTACATCAAGCCAGGTCTGAAGAACAGCCTGGAGGAAACAGCATTTGACATCGCCAGGAGGACTGGTATCTATCACTACCTCTTTGAAATTGTGGAAGGTTGCACAAATTGTTCACCTCAGTCTTAA